A segment of the Triticum urartu cultivar G1812 chromosome 1, Tu2.1, whole genome shotgun sequence genome:
ggtagtcttttcacttctcatttctgggggagtttccaaactgccatgggcacccatctttccttcagtaccgctttccaccctcaatcaagtggtcaggtggaaagggtcaaccaaattctcgaagacatgcttagagcttgtgttatctcattcggtatggattgggagaagtgtcttcccttcaccgagtttgcttataacaatagctaccaatccagcctcaagaaagctccttttgaggttttgtatggacgaagatgtcaaacacctttgaactggtcagaaaccggtgaaagacaattctttagaccggatatgatccaggaggcagaagagcaagttcgcatcattcgtgagaatttgaaaacaacccaatctcgtcaaaagagccagtatgaccgtcgtcataaggaagtggcttatgaagttggcgacaaggcttatcttcgggttactcccttgaagggtacccatcgtttcggtatcaagggcaagttggctcctcgttacattggtccttttcgcattctcgctaaacgaggagaggttgcctaccagttggaactacccccacatctttcccgagttcatgatgtcttccacgtctctcaactcaggcgttgcttctcggatcccatccgcggagtggaccatgaaacgcttgatctccaagataacctcacatatcgagagtaccccgtccgcattctggatcaagcagagcgtgtcactcgatgtcataacatcaagtttctcaaggttcagtggtctcatcattccgaaagagaagctacttgggagcgtgaagatcgtcttcgacttgagtaccccactttctttccgccaactcctgaatctcgggacgagattcttccgagtgggggtgagttgtcacatccctagttctggtatgacctaggctagcccttcatgtttgcatcatgtttaaattccatttaaaatttgaaatggggatttgtgaaaccctcagaatcatttctgaaaatgacccaagtaaaaattgctccaaaagggtccaagaaaatgctcatgttgctctttgaaaatattggacagagataaaaatcaaatcaatatttttatgagctcataagtatttattttgggcatttggaattaatgcaacaattatttgctttggatatatattattatatatatataatattgtccaaaaattatgccagttgttgaggagctctggaataataccattagcccctgcaaaaattggcataagaaaataaaatggtttagtattttatctaaaccaaacaaatgtcagaaaaatagaaaagaaaacaaaaaaggaaaagcCTACCTGTGCTTACCTGCGGCTTGGCACTGTGCAGCCGGCCTAGCCCagcggcccagccgactggcacTGCCAGTCGTCCCTTCCTCGCGCCAGGAGGACAGGGGCACGCGCTCGCCGCGCGCgagcacacgccggccacctcctgcttccccgctCGCCGCTGGAGGCATCCGACGACGCCACGCACCCCCCTGAACACTGCTCACTCTCCCCAgtcctctcctctccctcgcttccTTGCTCACGGCCGAGCGCTGCCGTCGCCACCGGCCACCACtgccgcagccaccgcctccccctcgccctctctccgTGTCTGCGAGCTCCGCCACCTCGCCCTGAAGCTCGCCATCGAGCCACGCGCCTCCGGAGGCCCTGGAGCGCCTCCATCGCCGCCGTCTTCATCTCCGGCCGCCGTGGAtccccatcgccgccccgccgtcttcagggcatccccgagctcgccgtcaaGCCCACCGAGACCGCTGTGAGCTGCTgcttctcctccccctctccgtttgCTCGCTTGCATGCCGTAGCCGTCGCCCCCTTGCTTACCGTAGCCATCGCCGCGcaggctcgtcgccggcgaagccCCGATGACCAAATGGCCCCGTGCGTGCGTCTGTTGCACTCGCAACGACCCATGGAGCAACGCTAGCGCGACAGCCAACTTGTTTGCAAGCCGCAACGCCGACCCCGAGCACACCCGCACGCTGGCCACCGCCACGAGCTCTTTTCCagcgagctccggccaccccagctacTCCCACTTGCCCCGTTGGTTGCGAGCGTTCGCCAGCTTCACGTAGGTAGTTTCCATCGTGCGTTTGGTCGCCGGAAGGCGATTTCCGACGCCTCCGCCgtgtctggcctcgccggcgtcgagtcgccggcggGCTTTGACCCCGCAGATAGGAGGTTTGACCTTTTCCGTCGGTCGCcgacatgtggggcccggccctGTTAAGTTTTAGTTAGGATTAGTTTAACAACTAATTAAACCCTGTTTAGCTAATTGGGTCACTGACACATGGGCCCAACCCCATTAACTAAACCAGTTTAGGTTTATTTTAAATCAGGACTAGCTAcagacactgacgtgtggaccccacgcgttaggtttgacctggtcagccgcctttgacctgctgacataAGCATGACGCTGTGCTGACGCAGTTATGATTATTctggaattattttaaaacaggaaattccagaaaatgttttaaacttcaaaaattcatagaaattcaaccgtagctcagattgaaataatttatatatgaaaaatgatcagaaaaattccatctatccatctgtaccattttcatgcatgacaaaccaacctatacattttgtatatatgaaaacacacttatggcatatttaagagcttaatttggagttgcatttgaacccttggttcaaatggacctcaactaaataaatgctagatgcattaactcaaacaacatcacatactcatgccatgttcatgcatcataatgttgcatatgcttgtgtttgatttccgaCACTGTTCCTTCTcaataggtcctgctccggagagtgttcgagagtacctgtctgaggagcagtgccctccctgttgatctaccaggcaagcaaacccccttgttcattccgatacaatcctactctctcgctcctgccctcatttattgcattaggacaacaacgattcaactgctactttatgctgcggtagttgaacccattcctctgcatgacctgtcattgccacagtaaatagttaaaacccactagcatgtgtaggagttgattgagccatgttgtgttcttgcaaTGCcgtgcctgctattgcttagagttgtgtcaggtctgattcatcgggaatgaattggagtggtacgatatgttctggtgctgagagttaagcgtgtgaacacgatttggtaaaggtagcggtgagaggccgtgtaggagtacatggtgggttgtctcactggaaccgtccttaagaactaagttcggtgtaagttgtccaatgactagtcactaccacacattgggctccgggcgctccaagctctctcgacttattagccaacttgatctctgtccaggagttgcaattagtttctggtgtttgtaggtagtgttagtagtctaccaagtggcacccggccaggtgggcttgggacagactaggcacagtgacacggtgtaccaagtggcacccggatggtgggcttgggaaccctgctcacatcatttggggccgtgagcgacaccccggccggatctccttgcggatggaacccgaataggcgatgaacctggactagagtcttgtgtggttagtcaggtcgtggccgacatcCTCGCCAGGCTTcggcttgaaggttgccgagatacatgatgtgtatatggtgataagtggtgagagcgtgtgtgaagaagtacacccctgcagggttttcatgatctattcgaatagtcgtgtcctcggttatggacttcttggatgcttacgtggtacatagacaacttaaagtggatactctaaaatgctcaagacaagtgtgagtgctatggatggccttcttgtAAGGAGACAAGGATGAAtgcatagtagtgtattgatgtggtgattagtggactcgtgtgcgctgcctcacctcaaagaagtttctcgttgtcgtagaacaggatagccactgagtcaaagctggcttgctgcaactaaaccccacttaccttcttgatacaatgcatgtatgatagggtctgatgtaagtcttgctgagtacctttgtactcacgtttgctttatttatgttttgcaggtaagacatctgtctcactagtagtaccgcttggacttcgacgagtagcttgttaccttggagggacttgtagatagtcaggcttctcggcctttttcttttatagttgtctgtactcagacatgtaatgcttccgttgcttgtatgctctgaatgatgggtcatgtgacccctgtttgtattgatgCCATGcggctcttctgagcctttatttatatgagtttgcgttatgttgtgatgccatgttgtacagcacatacttgcatgttatgcgtatgtgtgacgtgtattgctatgtgtgggatccgacaaactagttgtttatccttggcagcctctcatatggggaaatgtagtctagtgcttccttgagccatagtagtccgctacagcccggttcaccggagtcctgctagcccagcactactgctcagcacacttgactggccggcatgtgtttcactttgttcctgtgtctgtcccttcggggaaatgtcaggcggtgacatccggagtcctgttagcccagtgctacagcccggattcacacgctgctgaccaacatgcttgatgtgaatcatgtatgcctgtccccatgggttagtgccgctttgggttcacgactagccatgtcggcccgggttctctgtcatatggatgctagcgacacaatcatatacgtgagccaaaaggcgcaaacggtcccgggccagggtaaggcgacacccgtgggaataccgtgcgtgaggccataaagtgatatgaggtgttaccggctagatcgatgtgacatgGAATCGGGGTCCCGATAGCTCGGACTTGTTCTTCAGGGTGAAACCCTAGAGCCTGGCCTTTGATGCTTGGATCCGGTGTCGACAAGGTGTTGCTGTTGAAAAACCTCGTTGTCCCTGTGGTGTCAAGATATGGTTGGTGTGGATATGGTTATTGTTCTAGATTGCTGATCAACATTTGGCTAGCTTCGGTTTTTTTCTCTCGCTTAGGCATTGTTTTGGTCTTGTACGACTTTGCTCTTTACTGGCGTGTTTATTTGTGTGTGTTGATGTTGGTTGTGTGCATCCTAGCTATGCAGAGGCCAGCTGTGCTCATTGTGTTTGTATCCATTTGATGCTTCATTTTGAgtcaataaaattcactctttaTTAAGAAAAAAATCTGTGCATCCTAATATTTATACATTAATACATATATTCATATTTTATCCACTAGTACATGTTGTACATTTTCGAATTTAAGAACAAGGTGCAGCGCCGCTCGTCGCCGGGGGTGCCTCTAGTTGCCGTCGTCGCTCCTCTTCCGAGCTCCATGTGGATGTCGTCGTTAGTGCCACAAGCCCATGTGAATGTCCTTGTTGTTGCCACAGCTCCGTGTGCATGTCGTCGTCGTTGATATGAAACAGACCTTATCTTCTACATAGAGATTAGAAAAGAAACTGTTCGTAGTGAATGTAAGTAAATTTTGATGAACAAATCATACTTACTGCTACCGAAACGTATTAATTGCACGATAAACTATATATTCTGAAACTATCATTTTAGACAGAAGGGCATTCATGATCCATATGTTGTTGATGAATATAACTACCAGATTAGCGAAGTGACATTACCAGGTCGTCCAGTTAGGAGTTACCATGTTTGGCGTACGTCGAGTGCCCTCCAAGTGCACACTCGACAAAAGGAATGCCGAGTTTAAATCGGCCTTTGTCGAGTATTCTAGGTAGTCAACAAAAAAGTTATTCCAGTTGTTTGTAGGCCTTTAGCTCTAGGTGCTATATATAATGCATCACATGTAATATCCGAGATCAAAGCAAGAAAATCAAAAGGTGTGACACGTGCCTATGGCCAATTATATAATCGCCTGCATGTTTTTCGTAGCCGGCGGAATCACTTGCTGTACATATACGTTCTGGCCGAAGGACCAATCGATCCGGGAGCTCCCTTAGGATAGCTGGCATAGTAGGTGCTTACTTTCTCCTGGAAGAATCGATCAACTGTGGCTTGTGTACTTGAGCGTCTCGCCGAAAAGCAATCGGTAGGCCGTAAGTACATGGGGTCAGCGCATGTACATATTTCATTGACTGAAAGTATTCGTCGAGGAGCGTTGTGCGACGTGCATATAAGTTATCATGCTGGATGTTCATTACTTGAGTCTTCGACCACTGTTTTAATAATTATGTATCTGATTTGCCCTATGGACAAATATGCAAGCAGACTTTTCATGTTTGTTTGAGTAATAGAAATAAGGTTCCCAAAATCATGCTATAAATAGAAAGGATTTCCGAAAGAAGATGTCATTCATTTGATGAGAAATAGAAAAATATAAAGTATTCTTATAACTCAAGCTGAAGCAGCTACTTTCGAAGTAACAGAAGGAAAAGCAGCAACCGAAGCGGGGATGTCAAAGTCAAAAAGAGGATTACTCAACACCTATTGACATCCAGTCTTTGGGTATCTCTCTATGTAACTCTTGCCGCTTGGTTACCATGACAGGCGTTTACAACCTCAACCATTTCAAGCTGAAATCAACTCAACGTACACAATCTCACAAAAACCCTTACCGGCACAGGCCACCTCACAAAAAAAACCCGTACAGGCGCACACCATGGATGGTTCTACCGTACCATAGATGGACAGCCACCGTCTGATCATAAATTACCTCTTGAAATAACATGCAAGTATCGATCAAGCGACATAGCCATCCCGATTTTTCACCATGGCATCCACTAGCTTGGACCATTTCGTGCGGAGGGTTATCAGCACCATCACGCTGGTCTGGCACGCCAGCCCCGTGATTAAGCCCAACCATAAACCCTACAAAAGGAGAAAGTGACATTTGTTTTTCAGAATTTGAGCTACATGTTTGCCACATTGCGCAATGGCAGCGTGGCGAGGCACGGGCTTATGTCTTGCTTACGTGGGTGTACAAGTTGAGCTTGAAGGCCAACAGGATGGCCACCGGCATGCCGGCCAAGTAGAACGCCACCAGGTTCGTCGTCGCCGCCAGGTGCTGCCATCCACAGCCCCGTGCCACCCCTGCCATGCGCCATTTTATTCATCAATTATGCAGAACCTCTTAGAAACAATGAAAAAAATCATGTTATGACAATGTAGCGCAGCCTTGAAATGCGCTATAGCGAAGGATTGTATACTGATTTTACTTAGTGAGACATTGCTCCAAACACCATGCCATGCTATTAGCAACACTAGAGCGTGCTATTTTTTCCATTACTTAGAATTATCAGCGCATCCCAATCCATGATTTTCTATCCGTGGTATGAAGTTATTTGTGCAGCGTGGGCTAGTGATCCTTGAAGAATGGTTTACATAGCCCACGATATTTCTCACCTGACAACACGCCCTGCGCGGAGTCCAGCACGATGGAGATCGTCAGGAGTGGGGTGATGCCTGCAAACTTTGCCACAATCACCGTGCTCTCCGTGAAGAGGCTGGCCCAGAGGTCATGGCCGACTATCAGCAGCAGAATAAACGAGAGGGCAAGGAACACTGACAGCTTCATCGTCACCATGACCGCATTCTTTGCTCTGTCCACGTTACCGGCCCCGATCTCATTTGACACCCTGGTGCTGAAAATGGTGCAAAAACGCGATATTAACCACCACAATTAAGTGAACCAAGAACCGGTTCTAGACAGCAACGACACACTAAGAACCTGGGACATGGACTCTGAAAAGGCCGGGGGACGTACCTCACAGCGGCACTGAACCCATAGGTGATCATGTAGGAAATGGCCTGCGTGCTTGCGCTGCATTTAGAAAAAAGTTGGTGCATCAAGTCCGATTGTTTGATAAATGATGCACGAGCAATAATTGTTTAGGGAGTTTCGTCAGTCCAGACCCGTACCATATGGCAATCAACGACGTGCTTGCAGTGGAATTCGGCAGTAGGCCGGCGATCAGCAcgaggagctcaatagcccagTACTCCAAGCTGAATGGACTCAATAAATTTCAGGTTGCATCTGTCCAGACTCAAAACCAATTTGCAGGGGACAACATGTTTATATATACGCATGTTTGTTGACAAGTGTAAACGTACTAACCAGACCATGATGGCAGAGGGCATGGCGAGCTTGATTGTCGGCAACACATAGTTGAAGGCGTCGGTGGAGAAGCCCTTCCACGTCTCATCGAACTCCTTGGACCACATCACGTATGCGAGCAACATCAGGCACGAGACCCAGAACGTGGCTGAGATGGCCAATGAAGCGCCGGTGAGGCCCAATCCGACCACATTCACTAGCAGGTAGTTCACGGCGATGTGGAGCACAAACGGCACCATGGAGCAGACAACAAGTGGCACAACAATCGACTGTGTCTGCAGATACCGCAGCAGACACTGTAGGAAGGAGTAGGCGAACAGACCGGGCACCTGGTAACGGATGAACACCGCGGCGGCGTGGGACACCTCAGGTTCTTGATGCAGAAACAACAGAATTGGCTCCGTGAACAGCCAGACGATGGAGATGAGTACGGACACCACCGTTGACATGATGAGCGACGACTGCAGGTACAAGCCCAGCAAGCGGTACATCCGGGCACCATAGGCCTGTCCACACAGCGTCTCCATGGCGCCGCTCATGCCGGTCTGTAAGTTGCATCAGTTTCCCGAATCCATCAGTAATTAAGCATGCAGCATATATTATGGAAGGTTCTATGTGTCCATCAAATTCTTTCGATGCAACGCAACATTGCTCATTCCAAACCAACTTGTCAAATTACTTTTGTTCTTTTATTTTTTTCGAATTGTAAGGTGAAGGATCTAGGGTGAATCATATTGTCTTCTTTAACATGGATGGAACTGAAACAAAATGGCAACAGCTAAACGTATAACAAAGAGGAAATGTCGGAAAATTATAAAAAGTTGATGGAATGCTTACAGGGGCGGATGTAGTGTGGACATACTCGGAAGGTGGAGCGCCATATATGTGTATTATTACTATCCTCCTCTAGGACGGATGGAGTATGGACAGACTCGAAAGGTGGAATGCCATGGGCGGGAATGTCGGGGCGGCCAGTAGGCGGCCCCGCTCAATTTGGTCAGGTAGAGTGGAATGTGTTGAGCCATCAATCATTGTCGATCCTCGACCAGTGATGATGGCAACATGAAGTTTCGTTTACCAACCGATACATGTACATGCACACTAGTTCTATCAAGCTAGTATGTATAAGCATATGTTTTCTACACTCCTTGTGTTTTCATTTTACTACATTTGTGTCGTGTTTGTTTGTGAATGAGGGTGGCAGACTTCGGCGGACTGGGTCTGCTGGTTTCGTGACAGACAACGTG
Coding sequences within it:
- the LOC125543692 gene encoding protein DETOXIFICATION 19-like isoform X2 encodes the protein MSSAPLLGAGEPFGECREAKRPSPAWLRRLIDTEEAWAQLQFALPMVLTNMSYYAIPLVSVMFSGHLGNVHLAFVTGMSGAMETLCGQAYGARMYRLLGLYLQSSLIMSTVVSVLISIVWLFTEPILLFLHQEPEVSHAAAVFIRYQVPGLFAYSFLQCLLRYLQTQSIVVPLVVCSMVPFVLHIAVNYLLVNVVGLGLTGASLAISATFWVSCLMLLAYVMWSKEFDETWKGFSTDAFNYVLPTIKLAMPSAIMVCLEYWAIELLVLIAGLLPNSTASTSLIAICASTQAISYMITYGFSAAVSTRVSNEIGAGNVDRAKNAVMVTMKLSVFLALSFILLLIVGHDLWASLFTESTVIVAKFAGITPLLTISIVLDSAQGVLSGVARGCGWQHLAATTNLVAFYLAGMPVAILLAFKLNLYTHGLWLGLITGLACQTSVMVLITLRTKWSKLVDAMVKNRDGYVA
- the LOC125543692 gene encoding protein DETOXIFICATION 19-like isoform X1, which translates into the protein MSSAPLLGAGEPFGECREAKRPSPAWLRRLIDTEEAWAQLQFALPMVLTNMSYYAIPLVSVMFSGHLGNVHLAGATLGNSWATVTGYAFVTGMSGAMETLCGQAYGARMYRLLGLYLQSSLIMSTVVSVLISIVWLFTEPILLFLHQEPEVSHAAAVFIRYQVPGLFAYSFLQCLLRYLQTQSIVVPLVVCSMVPFVLHIAVNYLLVNVVGLGLTGASLAISATFWVSCLMLLAYVMWSKEFDETWKGFSTDAFNYVLPTIKLAMPSAIMVCLEYWAIELLVLIAGLLPNSTASTSLIAICASTQAISYMITYGFSAAVSTRVSNEIGAGNVDRAKNAVMVTMKLSVFLALSFILLLIVGHDLWASLFTESTVIVAKFAGITPLLTISIVLDSAQGVLSGVARGCGWQHLAATTNLVAFYLAGMPVAILLAFKLNLYTHGLWLGLITGLACQTSVMVLITLRTKWSKLVDAMVKNRDGYVA